Below is a window of Corvus cornix cornix isolate S_Up_H32 chromosome 2, ASM73873v5, whole genome shotgun sequence DNA.
CATATTGTGGTGAGCAGTTCTCTGACAAGCAGCCTCAGCAGGAGGTTAATTCATTGCTTGGGATCTCTTGATTCCACACGAAAATCTGATTAATCTTGAAAATCACTCTGTGAACTGGAATTGTGTAAatccttctttttgtttcttctgtctctcAGTTTTTAACAAAATCCTGCAAGTGCTAGATCATCCTTGGTTTTGAACTGAGTCTTTCTCTCTTATATCCTTCTTCAGGAATATCATGTTTAAGGCCACAGGACACCCCCCCAAAACAGGAGTTTAGTGATGTCTTTgcagacacacagagcacatACGTGCACAAGCTCAACATACTCAAATAAGTTAAAACTCTGCTCATGTGAAAGAGAATTTCAAATGCATTGGCTACACAAGGGCaacaaaagcaagcaaaagatATTGCGGCCTTTATTGTTATGATGGcatgaaggaaaagagaacGTATCAAATGtccttaaaatgtttttgtctgcatttaaaaaaataaaatatcagctCAGAATGATAAGCTGAAAACACTCCTGCTGTGCTTGAAGAGTACATATTGGGAAATACTCTGAAACCTTAAGTACCTTAGTAAAGTAGGGACAAAGACGttgagaaatgaaacaaatgccACTTTTTCATTTGTGATAACGGGTTTCTAAGGGGCATTGTGCATTCAGTTATAAAATAAGCCATCTGATTTTGAGAAAACGATTCCTGATCTGGGAACCAGCCTGATTTACAAACCACAGAGGAGGCCAGAGCAGCTAAGGTAACTCTACTGAGAACCCGATATGTCTTAACAGATAAGTGTTACCCAGATGCTGTGTACCTTTATATCTCTCCTAAAGTGATTGTCTTGGATTAGAATGACTTGTCAAGAGATGAGTTCCTTGAGGAAATAAAGGCTGTTGCTGAGATTTCGAGCAGACATTAAAACCAGAGGAAAGTAAATAGGTGACAAAGAGTAAACTAGTAAGTGCCTTCGCAGTACAAATTTGGATTCCTCTTTGTGGATAATAGTGGCTCTTTTAGCATATCTGGCTTTGTTGGGAAAAAGCTCTTTGAAATGCTGCATAAATTTTTGGttcaagagaaaaagcagtgatgGAACCAAATTTACTGTAACAGTTCATTCCAGCCCACTGGAGTCTTTAATGTCAACTTAGAAAGCCAGAGAAAACTTTGTCAAGGGAATACGCACTAGGAAATAAATGGAGGTAGTGTATTTATGGAAAAGTATTTTGCAGAGCCTGATACTTAAAATCTAGACAGAATGCTAGAAGTGACAGAGGGTGACAGTTTAATTAGAGAGTGCTATTTTTATCATGTTAAGATTTTTACATTCACTTTATATTTTACATTGGAATCTTAACAGTCTTAAACATGTACCAAACACACAGTAATATGTATCCTGTTTTTTTTTGCTCCTATTGAAACTTACTGCTTTATCATCTAACGAGTCTGCTGGTTTTTTGTGAGGTTGCCCTGCTAAGAGCACATGCTGGGGAGCACCTGTTGCTTGGAGCAGCAAAACGATCCATGGCATATAAGGACATTTTACTTTTAGGTaaatattggttttgttttacttacTGATGATGATGTTATAGTACATTAGCAACGATGTAATCACTTAAGTGGGACAACTGTTCTGCCACAATCAAAGCAATGCATTCTGTGAATGCTAAATAGCTATTAATGACATAATGTCACGTGCCTGTTCTAGCAAAAGCAGGTGGATGGTTTAATGTGAGTTAATACAGCTAAAGGTCTATTGGATGCCAGAAACCACAATTTAAGGGAGTTCCCGGCAATTGCCTCCTTACATTATTGTCCTTTCTACACCTTTGTCCCATAAAACAATGGAACGAAACAATACCAACCACAAAAACACCATAAAACCCCCTTTGCTTAGGAAAGGAACAGCCAGCATGTTGCCCATGTAGTACTTTCAGTCTTCATGAAAACCATCTATCTGGAGCTTTCTCAGGAGTCCTTCTGACTCTACTgcctaaaatattaaatagcCTGTTCCCTGCAACTCACTTTCCCAAGAGCCCTCTCACAGGTGCCTCGACAGTTGCCACAGGGCCACCACATAAACATCATTcatgctgtccctgctgtgtgaCAGATGGGTGCATCCATGGCACAGTGCCGAGGCACACCTGCAGGAGCATATTCTTGGTCAGCTGAAATAGCTCCTGTGCTGGGTTATATAAAGGGAGCATGGCTGTCAGGGAAGAGGATGTTGTCACGTCATGGAAGCATGTCTTCTAGTCCATGCAATGGGAAGTCCCAGTTGCAAGATTAGATGTGAGCCTGTGTGGAGGGTGATGTGATGAGGCATTTGTTAGCCTTGTTTGACACAATACTCTGCCACTCTGAAGTGTACTCTGCCAAAAAGAGTTTCATTAGACATGTTCAGCATTGGGGCTGTTTCGCGAGGAAGTCTGTAGGTCGTTGTGCCGatttggacaaatttggaggaaaatgtcctctgatagaaggcaggtcacaaccagccctcccccaccaggttcaggaaaaaaagaaactttccttgaaggaaagtgaaagagataaaaaactatttatttaacaaacacacaaggaaagcataataatgctaaataataaaacctctcctTATGGAtagaaacctgggaagatttcagagtccttctgtaggtgcggtctctctcctcctccttggagctgggttgGTGTGGGCCCGCCTCCAGGGCCTCGGTGGAAAATTCTCTCggtgtgttctgatgttgaaacagtccagaagagaaaagggaaaaaccaaagtcccaggaaaacaaagttcacctctccatctccctccggagaaaaggagccgaaaactggctgaaaagcaagaagggtgcttcctccgctcttgctgctgcagaagcagaggagtgtgtgtctgtgtccttgaacaactgttttgaaaagttcactcagttttttcctttcccccctctcaggctcagtttaaaggcacagagagGCACAGAGTTAATTTCCGGGCATAGtgcagcgataggggatacacatcataaagaCACCCCAAGACAGTCATCTTGGACAGGGTTTTTGGTATGAGGCAAGACTATATGGGATATGGACTCAGACTTGTCTCTTCACTGGTAGTGTGGTACAAGGATGTTTTCTACTACTTattctccttcctctttggGCCTGCCTTTTCATAGCACTAAAGCagcttgaatttatttttacacataTTAAAACATTAACAGGACAAGAAGGGCTTGGTCTGAAGGTATTTCTCTCACCAGCACCTTTCAAGATAAAAGCTATACAAATGGCTTTCTTAAGGTAGCTATTTCCCTACATACAGTTTCACTAACAAaattaacagaaacaaaacaaaaaaaattgcagtttcaTTGCAATTAATAATAAggtaataagaaaaataatgataaCATAATAGtaagaaaattatatttagtATCACCAGCATCAGCATATataccaaaaaaagaaacaatttgaGGCTTCAAGGCTTGTTTATGATACTTGGAGGCAGGTATCTGTAAAGTTTATGAGTAATTTTGACATGGATCTCTTGTGATATAAttatcagtttttctttcaaaaactgcGTGGTGGCTTCTGAAAGCTTCGTGATATTCCTATTGTTCTCCAGAAGGTGAATTAAGATGCCATAGTGGAGACCTCCAAaatggatatttaaaaaaaaccccaaaaaacaaaagccccaGGTAAAATTAATTCTTGACTGAAAATTTTACAATGCTAATTTTATTAGGAACAACAGAAACATCcattagaaaaagaagcatttccagTATCTCCTCTTGTCTATTGACAAATCCTTGTCATTCAGCTTGggatatattattttaattagggaagaaaacattttaagatCAATTCATTAGTATATTTATCTGTTATTTAAACATAAAGGTCTACTTCCTTCATACTTGTACATTCAAATACAAACTTTGGTCCTGTGGACTAATCAGTAACTCCACATGTTGGCATACTTTGATGTATAGATTATTTACAGGGTGACAGCTATAATTTGCACATATACTCTGTTTACAAGGAAAAGTTGTGTGTGATGCAAGGGAGAGtcattacttaaaaaaattattaacttgATTAAGCAATATGAAATGTACTTTTGAAAATTGCCTTCAACTAATACATTACATCAAAATGTTTCTATTAATTCACATGTTGGTATTCTTTCTTTCTAAGGCAACAATTACATAATTCATCGCAACAGCACTGAAGTAGAGATCTGTCGAGTGGCAAATCGGATTCTGGATGAATTAGTTCGTCCCTTCCAGGAAATTCAGATAGATGACAATGAATATGCTTGCTTGAAAGCAATTGTGTTTTTTGATCCAGgtatttttgcaaaaatatctCTCAATTATTTTACATGTGATTGtattgaaagtaatttttgtgaATGTAGCATCTGTTCATGTTATCTAGCTgaatggaaaagaataaaatgaaaaacagtaagATGCTCCTCCCAAATCGTGATATGCCTTGACTTTCagtttttgccattttttaagATGCAAAAGGCTTGAGTAATCCATTGAAGATTAAGAATATGCGATTCCAAGTCCAGATCAGTTTAGAGGATTATATTAATGACCGTCAGTACGACTCCAGAGGAAGATTTGGAGAACTTCTTCTTCTACTGCCTACACTCCAAAGTATCACTTGGCAAATGATTGAGCAGATACAATTGGTTAAGCTATTTGGGATTGTTAAAATTGACAGTTTGCTTCAGGAAATGTTGCTGGGAGGTAGGCTAACAATTTGTTAAATTTACCCTCTTATGTTGAATTTAGCATGTTGAGATGTTGAGGGAATCCTGATCTAAGCTACCACTCTGACTCGCTGTCTGAGCTTTGGGTTGTGTAACTGTTAGCTAAAGTCTTCTTGTCTTGGCAGTTCCTCTTGTTAACTTAGTTCTACAATGACAGATTGTGCTATGTATTTCTCAGTAACTGCTGGGTTGTCCTACAATTCCCTAGGCAGATTAAAGAATCCTTACAAATATTTCATGAAATGCACTGTAATTGCAgtcaaaacagtgaaaataaacgCAGTGCTTAATATGCTTGAAGTCTGGTTAAATTGTTTAATGAATACCCAGAGGCAATTATTCAAATTGccaatcaaaatatttactctGTGGAAATGTAATTACTGAAGTATAAGTCACTGGCAACAACATGCTCTTTTGAATTGATATATGCTCATGTTATTTTTGCAGGTACCTCTAATGATGCCAGTCATCTGCATCATCCAATGCATCCTCACTTAGCCCAAGATCCATTAACTGGCCAAACTGTCCTCATAAGTTCAATGTCTGCGCCTGTACATACAGAACAGATAAGTAAGTAATTGCAAGTTAGCCTTCTGTCATAACATTTcactgtttaattttaaaatattaattagaaTGGTGGCCTGTCAGTGTTCATAGAGCTATTTCATCATcattcttaaattaaaataattgtgcattaaaaatgtatgtatataaaGGGTGTTAAGTAAGAGACTTTGACttgaatttaattaaattttaaaaattcagcatcATTATGATATATCATTGTTTTTACATGCACAATCTTTAATAAACTAAAAATTCTGATAATTAAAATATCCTGTTTCCCTAGCATGTCAAATACAACAGGACTCCCTTTCAGTGCAGTAGTGTGTATATGCAGAGTACACCAGTCTATAAAAAGATGTAACTCTTTCTATGTTCTTTTTCAGCAACTCCAGAAACTCCATTACCTTCCCCTCCACAAGGCTCTGGGCAAGAATACAAAATGTCTGCAAATCAAGCTTCAGTCATTGCACAGCAAtctattttgaaacaaaaaccaTTGTGATaatatttctgtctctgtcttATCCCTTCCTTcctaattccttccttcctagttccttccttccttccttccttccttccttccttccttccttccttccttccttccttccttccttccttccctccttccctccttccctccttccctccttcccttctccccttccttttcaTGCACTAGATAGATTGGTAGAACACTTGCACATTTAAATCTCAGGTTgataaaggaaattatttcctcaGCAGCCACTACTGTGGGTGTTCCTTAAAACACCTTATGATTTGGAAAGTAATGCTGTTCTGACTGCTGCATGCAAACTGTAACTATGGATGCTGCAGTCTGACAAATATGTATAGAGGTTGATATTATTTTTAGATCTTATTACTGCACAgattcatgtttttatttcctgttttagTTGTTGTCTTAATATTATTGTTTTAGGTGTGTATATAATTTTCATCGTAATGGAACTGTTTAGTGCTTGTTTAGCTGTGAATTGTAGACTTGGAAAAGTGGGTTAATCAGGCAAAAGCCAAGATTCCACTAAGAGTAGAACAGTACGCTGCCAAAAAGCacacaaattgaaaaaaaaaaaggaaaacatacttaatggaaagaaaaacccaactatattaaaaaatcctgttttgaAAGTATATATACAATAAGGTCTCTATATAGTCGATTGGCCAGTGCTGAAGCATTTATATTGATAAATAGTTAGAACAAGGACTGGTAGGCTTTTTGGTTAGGACTAACTAGTACTACTTCACCAAAAAATTCCTGGGCACGCTTTGGGAATTAGGCAAGTCTAGGGAAACTTTTCACCAGGTTCTTTGGGTACAGCCCCTCTCTTTAGGGGTACAGAGAGTATCACAGAACCATAggatatcctgagttggaaggggcccacaaggatcatcaagtctgactcctggccttgcacagcaccatccccaagagtcacaccatgtgcctgaaagggttgtccaaatgcttcttgaactctgtcaggcttttTTGTGACCTCTTCCCTGgagaacctgttccagtgcccaaccatgCTCCaggtgaagaaccttttcctaatatccagcctaaacctcccctaacacagcttcaggccatgCCCTTGGTTCCTGTCACTGGACAccacagagatcagtgcctACCCCTCCTCTTGCCCTtatgaggaagctgtagactgcaatgaggtctaACTAGGACCATGCCATTTGACCTCAGGGCTGGAGTATACTTTGTGATGTTTGGTTTACTGTAAGAGTAGCCATTGTGTTTATTTGTCTAACTGGCTGGTAAATGCATGTTTCAGCAATCACTAATATTCACCTACAGAGAAGTTGTAATTGATATAGTAGCTGTGTGTTTGGAAAGGTATGACTTACTAATTGCAGTGGCAAATGTGCCTGAATTCAGCTCCAAGTGTTCCTGGTTTGAGCCATTGTATTTCAAGAGAAGATAGCCAGAAGACAGCACACCAAATACTCATCCTCTCAATTTTTAAGAGTTTTCAGAAGCATGGGATGACTTGATTTTCTGTGATGAACCCCTTTCTCCACCTCTTCCGCCCCTCCCAGTCTGCGGGGGTGCAACATTGACTAACTTTTGTCTCTGGAGTCCGTAACAACCCATCTGGATTTGAACCCTCTGTGAATTTGCACAAAGTGAACCTTGTGACACATGCTCACTTAGAGCATTTATACTACTCAGTTACAATTTGTGAAAGTAATCTTTTATGATATATGAAATGATATGTTGTTCATACAATACTAACATCATAAGAAAATCACCACTttgcacattttatttattccagaCAGCAATGATTTTTTCTTAGTACTTTAAAGTAGACTTTCTTCCCAGAAGACAGGTAAGAgagaaacagacagaaaagagataataaaatattgaagttTGCTGAACtattgcaaagagaaaacataGTGGAGTCAGAAATTCTTCAAGGTAAGATGTGGATCATCCTGAACCACACACCTTCATTGATCACAGCATCCAGAGATGGTGCAGTTACTCCTTTGGCTTGTAAAAGTTATTCAAACAATCTGGAATGAttcttcaaatacatttttgtagGCAGGAAATACAACACAGTAAATGCTGAGCTGACCTGAGCATTCAAAAGGCTTTAATAAGAATGCACCTATCACCAGGTAGacaatgtgtttcttttttattttaaagtagttGCTTTTGTAAAGTCTGTGTACAGTAGCTATTAAtgtttgccttttgctttttagattatttttctttttgctgtttactgtttgttttttattaatgCATTGCTCTTTTTACAAGTTCCTTTTAGTATGAGTTTTTATGACAGAATAATGTACTGAAGTTCTGCCATTAACTTTAAGGGTATCTGGACTGTGCTATTTTTACAAGGTGGCCACCAATGCTCTACAGTGATACACAAAGGTAAAACAAATGTGAGAGATACTGAGCAGCTCAAAAGAAAAGTTTACTGATTAGGCTCACTTTTGTGTACTTGTTATAGAAAGAGTGTTGGACTCTAGGTGGATCTGCATGAATTAATTGGGTCAGATAAATGAAGTCAGTTGCATAAACATAAACATGGCAGTATTGGTCTGACTAAAAAACATATAACCGGAAATAAAGATTAGTCCCCAAGCTGGCCACCCTTGCCTTATATAAGAGATGTGCATAATagtttagtttatttttcacaatgaACTTTAGATATCAAGTGtacaataaaatgttttcacacACTGCCAAAATGTACTGGAGGAAAAATATACTTTAGTATTTTATCTGACAAAAAGCTGTTGTCTATTTTGTATGATATATTACATTTTTGAATAAGATTTCCACTGTAAAATTACCACTGTAATTTATTGggaaaagctgatttattttataaatgtaacattatttttgtaaacttaattatgaaaaatcagaaatgatTAGTGctgttaaatattaaattataatgAGATGTAACTTTATATGTTTGAATTCTGATACCAAGTTTTTGTATTGAGCATTTGGAATTGGAATGGTAgctggaaatatttcaaatggACTGTTTTTCATCAAAgctcaataaagaaaaatgaatgatcCAAATGACACATTTGccttttagtatttttttttcatatttacataAACAATGAGAATATTTTATAATGCTTACACTATGGATAAGTATGTAACTAACATGCTTTCATCTCTACAGTgttcacagcatcacagaatggctgaggttggaagggacctctggaggtcacctaATCCAACCccctctgctcaagcaggataTTGAAATCATATGAAAGAATATGATAGCAACATTTTAGTTGATTCTGCTGTAACATGGCAAAGTATTACATAGTTATGGTCTTCAGTTTTTACTTCTGACTCAGACAAGGACTGAAGCATACGCTTAATTCcatctgtgtttaaaatgaacCATATGTTCAAcagcctgtttttttctggtcagGGATAACTTAAGAAATCACTGCCTTTCCTCCAGCACATTGTTATTTAGACAAATTTAGGTGCGACTTGTTCATAAAGATGTTGAAAACTTTAGAAAAACTctttacaaaattttttttagataaCCAGTATCTCCTCAGCCTTGGAAATTTTGTTCAGTTGTATAGAGATGGGGTTAGggatatataatttttttttttttttttggtggtggtggtggtggtagtaATAATACAGTGATTTGGATTTGGGCTGCTTACTTTTGCTCAAATGGGCTCTACTCTGGAGTGCACAACTACAGGGAAAAGCTGCCATGGGAGAAAGAGGGGACTCCATTTTGAATGCTGGAGATCATCTGGTCTCTCTGAGGAACTTGAGTCAATGGATGTTTATTCTACTTGCAGAAAACCTCTGCTTGTGAATGCTGAGTGGGGTGTAGGAGGTTTATGATTTTAGGGgactgaagagattttttttcagcctaCAGTGAAGAAAATATGGAAACCCCCTTACAACTTCAATGCTGTGAAGTGCTGACAGACCCTTCTTCAAGGATTTCCGTAAATCAGCCTTACAAGTAGCTTCAATAGGTAAATCAGGATTGTGTGTTTTACAGAGACGGATGAACTAGCCTTCAGTTCTAATCATTATCAAGAATTCCACCCAactaaaaaattctgaaagtgAGCAAAGATATTTACTGAGCTCCAGGAATATTCTGTGACAGAAAATTTAGCATTCAcagaatgtaaaaaaatttgTTATAATTCTTTGTTATATTCATATACTTGAAAGTTCTGTTTTTACCTCAAGGATGTCTGTCAGTCTGTGATGGACTaacatttttttatgtctttcaaCAGACTATTACTAGTTGTGCACCACCAACATTTGTATTACTTATGCTAAAGCACATAGTAAAGAAATACCTAGATCCACATTTCAATAAGTCCTTCAAAAATCTTCTGTATTGgtttgcaattaatttttacatttttcatattgGCCCTGATTAGCTTTAGCTAAAGCATaagctttcttctttccctttattCTCCCTAAGAATAAccaagaactggaaaaaaagtatttattcccaaatttaattttatgacGTTAGCAATATAATTGCACTTCCCTTTCTTCTATTGTTTTTCTAATATGGAGATAGAGGAGATGGTTGTCATCAAGGCTGATATCAATCACTGATTTCTTCTGGTTCCTTATTTTCTTGTGGCAAATCcaagtattttcattaattgAATAGTCTATGTGTAAATAAAAAACCCTCTATGAAGCCAAAAGCTAAATTTGGTTGCAGAGAGGATTAAAGGTACTCAATTGCaggaatatattttcaaaaaattatttcataaaaattaaaatgcatacCTGATTTCtaagaaaaaccagaaatatttctattaaagGGTAAGAAACTTGAAGACATAGTCAAATATAAAGATTTTTATGTAATGACAGTGAAAGAGAACTTCCATCTTGTATCACCAGCtataataatttccttttgaaCACCAGCATAACTAAATAGTTTCTAAACAGGATGGGCAAAATCTCATCAAGACAAATGGCTAAAAATGTTCTTATGACAATGATCTCTATTCTTTAATATTGTGGTGGAGCTATGATTGCTACTGACATTATCTGGTAGTTCATCTGAATCCAGTGTCAGTCAAAGATGCCACATCAACACTAGATTTACTGGTGCTGCTGAGAGGGTTGCCACCTCCTCACAAACAAGGCCTGATGTGACAGCTTCTCCAAGTCACATTGTGGCGGGACACCCTTGCACCAGCACAGATCTCTTAATTACCCAGTGCTTTTGGGCCTGACACCACTTCTTCCTTTTGGAAGGGTGAATCTCACTGACGTCTAATGTGATGAGGTAAACAGCAGCAAGTGTTGAAGATTTTACTTTAGCTAGTCTGATCAAGAGGTAGTTTCAGCTAAAGCTTAGCACTCTCCTCTGAGACTAAAGAAGAAAGCCTGGAAATccacagttttaaaatgtctttggtTTTGATCTGAATAGCACTGGCTGGTCCCTTTGAGTCTTAATGGAGCAAGAGTTGAACAGTTGAGTGTCTCGTGTCTGATTAGGCTCAGTGACATTTTGCGGTTTGGCCTCCTACGTAACCTCCTTTGCCAGTTTGTTGGCAGGTTGACCAAACAGACAACAGTTGCTGTTTCAGTTTTAGAATACTGAAGGTCTTCAAGGAAGCATAATCATAAAGATTGTGCAGGGAGATTTGTCTCTGGGAGTGAAATCACCTGAACAAGTTAGAGGAGTTAGTGATGGGttagaaaaatacagagtaCATAATAAGGTGTACTTCAGTGTTTCAAGGGACTTCAgtgaaaggaggaaggaaagaagacatGCAAAAATTGGCATGTGCTGTTGATTCCATGAAGAGATTAAGAAAACCTCTTCACTGGAGGTATAACATTAGACAGCTTTGCTCAATATAGTTTGGTTTGTGGTTCAGTATATCACCTGTAGATTGCAAACTTCATactcagctggagcagctgagttatttacagtttttattAAGCAGTTGATGAAATGTATCCCAGCATCTTAACATGCCCTCAAGTTCCCACTGGCAGCTTGTTGGGTCTTCACAGGGCTGATCTACAGGGAGGTCTGGCCACATTCTGCATCATTGCTCTGGGACCCTTCCTCTCAGTATTATGTAAATACATTCCTTATCAAAGGGCAGTAATGCCATGGGAGTGAAACAATACCCTTCATGTAGCCCATGGCAGTGCTTACTGTCACCAATCCCCTTTTATCATCACACCTTGTTGCATGTGACACAGGTGAACAGGCCAGTTGTATCACCTGCTATGTCATGCTCTGTTTCATGCTTCTCACAAGGCCAACTGAGACAAGATAAAAGTTTGGTCAGGTTTTTAGTTGCATTCAGAGTCAACATTTCACTTTGATACAACTTtggagaaaaaaccaaagtgtTGGATCTGGTGATATTCTCATCTGTCACTTTCACATCAGCTGCCCAATGTGCTTGTGTCGCCTATTAGAATGGCCCCTACTTCTTGTCTTGTTCAAATAAAGCGATTAAATAGGTTGGGTTACAACTGCTCTCTAGCTAAAATTATGACAAATTCACAGAACACAGTTTTGAGATCATACTGAACTGTCTTTTTTTAGTCTATGCATTTTGCTGCTTAAATGAAATGGTGAGGCTTATGTTACGTTTTGATCAGCAAgcagtttttttctcccctgtttTTTTGACCTCCTCACAATTGAATGAATTTTTATGAATATGACTGCCCAACAAAGCATCCTGTTTTTCAGATGCCTCccttttgtaatttaaataatgtaagCATATGAACATAGATTTTGAATTAAGAGGCAAAGGCAATCTCACCAAAAGAGTTTATTCAATATATTTCCAACATCATCTGTTTCAAGATATAATTAAGATTACTGTGGCCCAAGTCTAATTTACTGTGGTTTCCAAAAAGTGGAGCAGATAGCAATTGTAATAGAGGACAAGAATTTTCcatataaaatttttcattgtcATATTAGATTTTTAATGAGCATTAGTCTTGAtcagaaatgtaataaaatggAACAATACTCTAAAATATGCAGACAGATGTACTATAAAATAACAAGGtttacatatttaatttatattctgtGAAGTACACTTTTCTTTTG
It encodes the following:
- the HNF4G gene encoding hepatocyte nuclear factor 4-gamma isoform X1; its protein translation is MNAADNGVSSLCAICGDRATGKHYGASSCDGCKGFFRRSIRKNHVYTCRFNRQCIVDKDKRNQCRYCRLKKCFRAGMKKEAVQNERDRISTRRNTFDGCNSPSISTLSQAETLSRQISVSSPGASTDINVKKIASVSDVCESMKQQLLVLVEWAKYIPGFCELPLDDQVALLRAHAGEHLLLGAAKRSMAYKDILLLGNNYIIHRNSTEVEICRVANRILDELVRPFQEIQIDDNEYACLKAIVFFDPDAKGLSNPLKIKNMRFQVQISLEDYINDRQYDSRGRFGELLLLLPTLQSITWQMIEQIQLVKLFGIVKIDSLLQEMLLGGTSNDASHLHHPMHPHLAQDPLTGQTVLISSMSAPVHTEQITTPETPLPSPPQGSGQEYKMSANQASVIAQQSILKQKPL